The sequence CTTGAGTGCAATAAGTTCGCTTTTTGTGAATTTTTGTTTTAAGTCATTCATCCATTGTTCGATGTTGTTATTAAAATCTTTTAAATCCCGAAATTGACTTAAATGCTTAAATTGTTCAATATTACCTGCTTTCATAAAAAATATGCCCCCTATGGTATATTTTTAGGGCATACTCAAATAAACGTACACCTTGACTATTTTTAAAAAATGGTGTATGCTTTATTTAGTCGATTATTTATTTGAGTATGCCTTATTTTGGGAGTGATGTTGGCACATCGCTCCCGCTTTTTTATTACTTCGCAAAATTCAATGCTTCAAATGCTTGTTGCGCTTCTTGAAGTGCTTGCTCTTGAAATGACGTATCTTTCCCTTGACGCTTTGCTTGTTCAATGTCTTTTCGCATCTGTTGCATATGAGAAAATAGAGCAACCTTAATAGTGACTAATTCGTTTTCAGTGAGTTTTAAAGTTTTTATCATTTTTGATTACCTCCTAAATATCTAAATTGTTAAGCGGATTATACTTATCATTTTGTTCTTTTAAGTCATTCCCCCACATTGCAACGTAACGCATTGTAACATTAATATTTTGGTGGCGCATGAGTTTCTGGATAGCAAATGCCGACATGCCCGACATGGCTAATCTGTGACAAAATGTGTGTCGAAACGTATGAGACGATAGACGTACATCTTTGAAATTCATGATTTTCGCTAGACGCTTAAAAATATTCTGTACTGCGTTTGGTGTAAGTTGTTTATTGTATCTATTCGTAAAAACATACTCACTCAAATTTTCAGCACCGAAATATTGCTCACAATACAATTTGTAAGATGATAATTCTTTAACCAATTTTTCCGTAACTGGAATTGTTTCACGTTTACGACTTTTACCAAAAACCGTTAATGTTTGATTGACAAAATCAACATCTGTCCATTTTAAAGAACATAATTCAGATAATCTTAAACCTGTACCAAGCAAGGTTACAATTATTGCATAATCACGATAAGCATAGAACGCCTTTTCTCTTTGTTTAATTCGTCTATAATAATTCAGCATTTGCTTTATGTGATAATCAGAAAAAACATCAATTTTAATATCTTCCTTTGCTCTTTGAATTTTTTCCGCTGGATTTTTATCAATTACTTCAATTTCAATCATGTAATTGAAAAATGCTCTAATTCGTTGAAGTTTTGTGTTTGTAGTGGTGGAGTTGTTTCCTCTGTTTTGACAATGAAGCAAATATTTCTTGATCGTGTTCGGAGTGACATCTTGAACATTTAATACTTCATTTTCATTACAAAAATCAAAGAAATGTTTTAAAATGTTTTTGTAACTCTCGATAGTTTTAGAAGTAACGTTCTTAAATTTTCTATCGTCTAAAAAATCTTGAATCGCAAATTTAAGCAACAAAAAAACCACCTCACATTTCTGTGAAGTGGTTTACCCGTATTGTAGCAAGTTTCGCTACGACCACAACATTTTTTAATGTTGTGAATGTTGAGCGAACCCTTGATACAACTATTATGATGATTCCGACTGGGCTCGAACCAGCGACCTCCACCCTGTCAAGGTGGCGCTCTCCCAGCTGAGCTACGGAATCGTATGTTGTTGTGTTATCGAACACATTTTTCATTATACGTATCGTTCCCTAGTTTGTCAAATACTTTTTTTAAAAAATTTTTTCGTCATGACGTCTTTCGTCTGTTTTTTCTTTTCTGTAAAAATAGATATTGCCTTCTTTAAAAAAGACATGATATGATAATTAGAAAAACATTTGAAAGGGATGGTGAGCTATGAGACGTGTCACATTAACTGACATCTTCCTTCACCCCATCACCCAAAAATATTTAAAACGTTCAGGCGTCGCGCACGCCATTGCGACCGCATATCATGCGTATCGCCTTGCCTTGCTTTATGGAGTGAATGTTGATTTAGCAACAAAAGCCGCATTGCTTCATGATATCGGGCATTATGAATGGTACTCTAATGGAACATGGGACTATGAAACATATAAACAAAACGACATTCATGCGATTAAAGGGGCGGAGCGAGCACATAAACTGCTTATTCGACTCGGTGAACATCCTCAACATGCGAAAGAAATTGCCCTCGCCATTTTGCTTCACACCGATTCGTACCTTCCAGAAGGAGAATTAAAACGAAAGCCGCTCCAAACGATCGTGAAGCTCGCTGATGAAGCGGATGAGGAACCGGGCGGTAAACATCATTATCGCCAAATCGATGACAAACTCGCCTTGAAAAAAATTCAACAACTTGATCGCATGGTCGAACAGCAAATGAAGCGTGACGCGCTCGACCAAATTAGCTAAGGCTAGGCGATGTTCCTAGCCTATACATATGATAACGCCTGTTCCACATCAGCAAGCAAATCATCGGTCGCCTCTAATCCAACACTTAAGCGCAACAAGCCGTCCGTAATGCCGCGGCGATGGCGCTCCGCTTTCGGCATCGCTGCGTGCGACATTTTCGCCGGATACGATAAAATCGACTCGACCGCTCCTAAACTGACCGCAAACACAGGGATGCGCGCATGTTTCACAAACGTCCGCACCGCTTGTTCGTCCTCCAATTCAAACGACAGCACCGCACCAAATCCGCGCGCTTGATCGCGATGAATATCGTGTCCTTCATGAAAAGAAAGCCCAGGATAATATACGTGCGCAACTTTCGGATGATGATGGAGAAACTGCGCCAGCTGCAACGCCGAACGTGAAGCATAATCTAACCGAACGTGAAGCGTTTTTAACCCGCGCAACACGAGCCACGCATCTTGCACGCCAAGCACCGCCCCG comes from Anoxybacillus flavithermus and encodes:
- a CDS encoding tyrosine-type recombinase/integrase, coding for MLLKFAIQDFLDDRKFKNVTSKTIESYKNILKHFFDFCNENEVLNVQDVTPNTIKKYLLHCQNRGNNSTTTNTKLQRIRAFFNYMIEIEVIDKNPAEKIQRAKEDIKIDVFSDYHIKQMLNYYRRIKQREKAFYAYRDYAIIVTLLGTGLRLSELCSLKWTDVDFVNQTLTVFGKSRKRETIPVTEKLVKELSSYKLYCEQYFGAENLSEYVFTNRYNKQLTPNAVQNIFKRLAKIMNFKDVRLSSHTFRHTFCHRLAMSGMSAFAIQKLMRHQNINVTMRYVAMWGNDLKEQNDKYNPLNNLDI
- a CDS encoding HD domain-containing protein, which codes for MRRVTLTDIFLHPITQKYLKRSGVAHAIATAYHAYRLALLYGVNVDLATKAALLHDIGHYEWYSNGTWDYETYKQNDIHAIKGAERAHKLLIRLGEHPQHAKEIALAILLHTDSYLPEGELKRKPLQTIVKLADEADEEPGGKHHYRQIDDKLALKKIQQLDRMVEQQMKRDALDQIS